The Micromonospora sp. M71_S20 genome has a window encoding:
- a CDS encoding ABC transporter substrate-binding protein, whose protein sequence is MPKIRLFAILSTLVVLAGCGGEAAGAGGSQQFVLRVGMTSVTGTVQGNLGWAEERGLLRDRLRPSGVKEVRFSFFQSGADVSSALLSGAIDVAVTGDMPALRTRAKGNPTRLLALTTVNADIWLIGRKGGPSDIGALVGGTVTAPEGTIRHRVAYGLLHAAGLTDRIQIKNVPTPESLAGLSSGSIDATVVGGTQAYELERKGFVVIDKASRHPHLLSTEHSTALQSFLDAHPGFGEAWGTAIAAVNQDIRDNISAYWEYAAKKDAVDVALAAKAEPAGHFNVEPFPADGVAQVRATYEFLRQQKLIDAEFDVDSWLVTS, encoded by the coding sequence ATGCCCAAGATCAGACTATTCGCGATCCTGTCGACCCTCGTCGTCCTCGCCGGCTGCGGCGGCGAGGCCGCCGGCGCCGGCGGCAGCCAGCAGTTCGTCCTGCGCGTCGGCATGACGTCGGTGACCGGCACCGTGCAGGGCAACCTCGGCTGGGCGGAGGAGCGCGGGCTGCTGCGCGACCGCCTCAGACCGAGCGGCGTCAAGGAGGTGCGCTTCTCGTTCTTCCAGTCCGGTGCCGACGTCAGCTCGGCGCTGCTGTCCGGCGCGATCGACGTGGCCGTGACCGGAGACATGCCCGCGCTGCGTACCCGGGCCAAGGGCAATCCCACCCGGTTGCTCGCCCTCACCACCGTCAACGCCGACATCTGGCTGATCGGCCGCAAGGGCGGCCCGTCGGACATCGGCGCCCTGGTCGGCGGGACGGTGACGGCCCCCGAGGGCACCATCCGCCACCGCGTGGCGTACGGGCTCCTCCACGCGGCCGGACTCACCGACCGGATCCAGATCAAGAACGTCCCCACACCCGAGTCGCTGGCCGGCCTGTCCAGCGGCTCCATCGACGCGACGGTGGTCGGCGGGACGCAGGCGTACGAGTTGGAGCGCAAGGGCTTCGTGGTGATCGACAAGGCGTCGCGCCACCCGCACCTGCTGAGCACCGAACACAGCACCGCGCTCCAGTCCTTCCTGGACGCGCACCCGGGCTTCGGCGAGGCGTGGGGCACGGCGATCGCCGCCGTCAACCAGGACATCCGCGACAACATCTCCGCCTACTGGGAGTACGCGGCGAAGAAGGACGCCGTTGACGTGGCGCTGGCGGCCAAGGCGGAACCGGCCGGGCACTTCAACGTCGAACCGTTCCCGGCCGACGGCGTCGCGCAGGTCAGGGCCACGTACGAGTTCCTCCGGCAGCAGAAGCTCATCGACGCCGAGTTCGACGTCGACTCCTGGCTGGTGACGTCGTGA
- a CDS encoding ferredoxin family protein: protein MIELVSASRCTGCGICVRVCPTNVFDGVVGEVPVIARQSDCQTCFMCEAYCPADAMYVSPLADEVERVDEDALAAAGLLGSWRSRLGWHKGETRLAAIDTTPFLHRVEPVRLDG, encoded by the coding sequence GTGATCGAGCTCGTCAGCGCGAGCCGCTGCACCGGCTGCGGCATCTGCGTCAGGGTCTGCCCCACCAACGTCTTCGACGGCGTGGTCGGGGAGGTGCCGGTCATCGCCCGGCAGAGCGACTGCCAGACCTGCTTCATGTGCGAGGCGTACTGCCCGGCGGACGCCATGTACGTCTCACCCCTGGCCGACGAGGTCGAACGCGTCGACGAGGACGCGCTCGCCGCGGCGGGACTGCTGGGCAGCTGGCGGTCGCGGCTGGGCTGGCACAAGGGCGAGACCCGGCTCGCCGCCATCGACACCACCCCGTTCCTGCATCGCGTCGAACCCGTCCGGCTGGACGGCTGA
- a CDS encoding bile acid:sodium symporter family protein translates to MSSGLSIVLFPVALGIVMLGLGLTLTVDDFRRVVTYPRAVLVSLFCQMLILPAVCLGLVLAADLRPELAVGMMLLAASPGGSTASLYSHLFKGNVALNVTLTAINSVLALFTLPLIVNLSVAAFMGSDSSLGLQFDKVLQVFALVLIPIAVGMTVRRRRPGFAARMQQPVKVLSIVVLVVVLTGAVIGIRDELAATVGAVGLIALLFNLISLAIGYAAPRLLRVGHRESVASSFEIGIHNATLAITIALSPALLDNSDIAMPSAIYGTLMFFTAAVFGFVAARRGRAAADPTRQPTAAA, encoded by the coding sequence GTGAGTTCCGGTTTGTCGATCGTGCTCTTCCCCGTCGCCCTGGGCATCGTCATGCTCGGCCTCGGGCTCACCCTCACCGTGGACGACTTCCGTCGCGTCGTCACCTACCCCCGGGCCGTGCTCGTCTCCCTGTTCTGCCAGATGCTGATCCTGCCGGCCGTCTGCCTGGGCCTCGTGCTCGCCGCCGACCTGCGCCCGGAGCTGGCCGTCGGGATGATGCTGCTCGCCGCCTCCCCCGGCGGCAGCACCGCCAGCCTCTACAGCCACCTGTTCAAGGGCAACGTCGCGCTCAACGTCACCCTGACGGCCATCAACTCGGTGCTCGCCCTGTTCACCCTGCCCCTGATCGTCAACCTGTCCGTCGCCGCGTTCATGGGCTCGGACAGCTCGCTCGGGCTCCAGTTCGACAAGGTGCTCCAGGTGTTCGCCCTGGTGCTCATCCCGATCGCGGTCGGCATGACAGTGCGCCGGCGTCGTCCCGGGTTCGCCGCCCGCATGCAGCAACCGGTGAAGGTCCTCTCCATCGTGGTCCTCGTCGTGGTGCTCACCGGCGCGGTGATCGGCATCAGGGACGAACTCGCCGCCACCGTGGGCGCGGTCGGCCTCATCGCCCTGCTGTTCAACCTGATCAGCCTGGCCATCGGGTACGCGGCGCCCCGGCTGCTGCGCGTCGGGCACCGGGAGTCGGTCGCGTCCTCGTTCGAGATCGGCATCCACAACGCCACCCTGGCCATCACGATCGCGCTCAGCCCGGCCCTGCTCGACAACAGCGACATCGCCATGCCGTCGGCCATCTACGGCACCCTGATGTTCTTCACCGCCGCCGTCTTCGGCTTCGTCGCCGCACGGCGCGGCAGGGCCGCCGCCGATCCCACGCGACAGCCGACCGCGGCGGCGTGA
- a CDS encoding glycoside hydrolase family 16 protein: MFRFRTRRRPWALALAATAIIGATTALAVPVHPEPAQAGIGGITWQDEFNAAAGTPVDQSKWRFDIGGGGWGNNERQYYTNSTSNAAHDGQGNLVITARRENPANYQCHYGRCEYTSARLLTAATFTQAYGRFEARIKIPRGQGIWPAFWMLGNDMGSVGWPNAGEIDIMENIGREPNTVYGTIHGPGYSGGGGVTGSRTIGQPLADGFHTYRVDWEPNSIIWYLDGVEFHRVDPSRLGGNRWVFDHPFFMILNVAVGGNWPGYPDGSTQFPQQMLVDYVRVSGYTSGGNPPTGTNAIRGALSGRCIDIPSANPVDGAKLQIWDCNGTAAQAWTFASDGTIRAMGKCMDPAWAGTANGTEVNLVTCNGNPAQRFTLNAAGDLVNLSANRCVDVRDRNTGNGGKLQLWDCTGDANQKWSRV; this comes from the coding sequence ATGTTCAGATTCCGTACCCGTCGCCGGCCGTGGGCGCTCGCCCTCGCCGCGACCGCGATCATCGGCGCCACCACGGCCCTCGCCGTGCCGGTCCACCCCGAACCGGCGCAGGCCGGCATCGGGGGGATCACCTGGCAGGACGAGTTCAACGCGGCCGCCGGCACGCCCGTCGACCAGAGCAAGTGGCGCTTCGACATCGGCGGCGGCGGCTGGGGCAACAACGAGCGGCAGTACTACACCAACAGCACGAGCAACGCCGCGCACGACGGCCAGGGCAACCTGGTGATCACCGCCCGCCGGGAGAACCCCGCCAACTACCAGTGCCACTACGGCCGGTGCGAGTACACCTCGGCCCGGCTGCTCACGGCGGCGACGTTCACCCAGGCGTACGGCCGCTTCGAGGCCCGCATCAAGATCCCGCGCGGTCAGGGCATCTGGCCGGCGTTCTGGATGCTCGGCAACGACATGGGCAGCGTGGGCTGGCCGAACGCGGGCGAGATCGACATCATGGAGAACATCGGCCGGGAGCCGAACACCGTCTACGGCACCATCCACGGCCCGGGCTACTCGGGTGGCGGCGGCGTCACCGGCAGCCGCACCATCGGCCAGCCGCTCGCCGACGGCTTCCACACCTACCGGGTGGACTGGGAACCGAACTCCATCATCTGGTACCTGGACGGCGTCGAGTTCCATCGGGTGGACCCGAGCCGGCTGGGCGGCAACCGCTGGGTGTTCGACCACCCCTTCTTCATGATCCTCAACGTGGCGGTGGGCGGGAACTGGCCGGGCTACCCCGACGGCTCCACGCAGTTCCCGCAGCAGATGCTCGTGGACTACGTCCGGGTCTCGGGCTACACCTCGGGCGGCAACCCACCGACCGGCACCAACGCCATCCGGGGCGCGCTCAGCGGTCGGTGCATCGACATCCCGAGCGCCAACCCGGTCGACGGGGCCAAGCTCCAGATCTGGGACTGCAACGGCACCGCCGCGCAGGCCTGGACGTTCGCCTCCGACGGCACGATCCGGGCGATGGGCAAGTGCATGGACCCGGCCTGGGCCGGCACGGCGAACGGCACCGAGGTCAACCTCGTCACCTGCAACGGCAACCCGGCGCAACGCTTCACGCTCAACGCCGCCGGTGACCTGGTCAACCTCAGCGCGAACCGCTGCGTCGACGTACGGGACCGCAACACCGGCAACGGGGGCAAGCTCCAGTTGTGGGACTGCACCGGTGACGCCAACCAGAAGTGGTCGCGCGTCTGA
- a CDS encoding FAD-binding protein: MTTDRAVRDADVLVVGGGPAGAWAAWSAATHGARVVLADKGYLGSSGATAPGGSNLLYLPPDAELREQAVARRMVGGGALCEPRWIHRVLDDVYESLKLVERWGYPFVRDDHGQPLRNHLQGPEYMRLMRRVVRRAGVTVLDQSPALELLADRHGVGGARGVDRLSGAEWEVRAPAVVLATGGCAFLSKGLGCNVLTGDGLLMAAEAGAELSGMEFSNSYGTSAEYSTVTRNRLLSLATITAVDGTVVYAGDGALPRDGIARALRDGPVHAVLDRADTPEKRALLRTSHAVFFLPYDRRGIDPFTQRFPLTMRFEGTVRGTGGIRLVGDGCETSVPGLYAAGDAASRERSHGGQSGGGAFNASWAICSGRWSGAAAAAYGTAVGPRTRRLAPIGGAGVRADSPDTVDTAAVVAAVQRETLPLDVSYFRTVARLRRALAGTDALWPAVSGRPEPGVRGRVRSREAAAMVATARWMHVAALARTETRGMHVLAEHPAPDPRQRHRLVLAGLDRVTVRTEEVPA, encoded by the coding sequence GTGACGACCGACCGCGCAGTGCGCGACGCGGACGTGCTGGTCGTCGGCGGCGGTCCGGCCGGCGCCTGGGCCGCCTGGAGTGCCGCCACCCACGGCGCCCGGGTGGTGCTGGCCGACAAGGGCTACCTCGGCTCCAGCGGCGCGACCGCCCCCGGCGGCTCGAACCTGCTCTACCTGCCGCCCGACGCCGAACTGCGCGAACAGGCGGTGGCCAGGCGGATGGTCGGCGGCGGCGCGCTCTGCGAGCCGCGCTGGATCCACCGCGTCCTCGACGACGTCTACGAGAGCCTGAAACTGGTCGAGCGGTGGGGCTACCCGTTCGTACGCGACGATCACGGCCAGCCGCTGCGCAACCACCTCCAGGGACCGGAGTACATGCGGCTGATGCGCCGCGTGGTGCGCCGGGCCGGCGTCACCGTGCTCGACCAGTCACCGGCCCTGGAACTGCTCGCCGATCGGCACGGCGTCGGCGGCGCGCGGGGCGTCGACCGGCTCAGCGGCGCGGAGTGGGAGGTCCGGGCGCCGGCGGTCGTACTCGCCACGGGCGGCTGCGCGTTCCTCAGCAAGGGGCTGGGCTGCAACGTGCTCACCGGCGACGGGCTGCTGATGGCCGCCGAGGCGGGCGCCGAGCTGTCCGGCATGGAGTTCAGCAACTCCTACGGCACCAGCGCGGAGTACAGCACCGTCACCCGCAACCGGCTGCTGTCGCTGGCCACCATCACCGCCGTCGACGGCACGGTCGTCTACGCCGGGGACGGCGCGTTGCCGCGCGACGGCATCGCGCGGGCGCTGCGGGACGGCCCCGTGCACGCCGTGCTCGACCGGGCGGACACGCCGGAGAAGCGGGCTCTGCTGCGCACCTCGCACGCGGTGTTCTTCCTGCCCTACGACCGGCGCGGCATCGACCCGTTCACCCAGCGGTTCCCGCTGACCATGCGGTTCGAGGGCACCGTGCGGGGCACGGGCGGGATCCGGCTCGTCGGCGACGGCTGCGAGACGTCCGTGCCGGGTCTCTACGCCGCCGGCGACGCCGCCTCGCGGGAACGCAGCCACGGCGGCCAGAGCGGCGGGGGCGCCTTCAACGCGTCCTGGGCCATCTGCTCCGGTCGGTGGTCCGGTGCCGCCGCGGCGGCGTACGGGACCGCCGTCGGCCCGCGCACCCGCCGCCTGGCACCGATCGGCGGTGCCGGCGTACGCGCGGACTCGCCCGACACCGTGGACACCGCGGCGGTGGTCGCGGCCGTCCAGCGGGAGACGCTGCCCCTGGACGTCAGCTACTTCCGCACCGTCGCCCGGCTGCGGCGTGCGCTGGCCGGCACGGACGCCCTGTGGCCCGCCGTATCGGGCCGGCCGGAACCGGGGGTACGGGGGCGCGTGCGCTCCCGCGAGGCCGCCGCGATGGTCGCCACGGCGCGGTGGATGCACGTCGCCGCGCTCGCGCGCACCGAGACGCGGGGGATGCACGTGCTCGCCGAGCATCCCGCGCCCGACCCGCGGCAGCGGCACCGCCTGGTGCTCGCCGGGCTGGACCGGGTGACCGTACGCACGGAGGAGGTGCCGGCGTGA
- a CDS encoding ABC transporter permease, whose product MTLVLDKSTAPTAEPALLDLAGGPRRRARPRRVPRWLRALSGPALLIALWWLASAAGLLDPQLFPPPAAVAATAARLVADGELQTHVWASVWRVSQGTAYGTVGGAVVAVLAGLSRVGEDLIDSTMQVAKAVPNFALTPLLIMWMGIDEGPKVLLIALGVGIAIYINTYSAIRGVDAHLVEAASTLGAGRSAMVLHVILPGALPGFLVGLRLALSSAWLSLIFAETINTTEGIGFLMSRAQTLLQFDLSVLVLLLYAVIGLLSYALVRFLERRLLGWRHGFEGV is encoded by the coding sequence GTGACGCTCGTACTCGACAAGAGCACCGCGCCCACGGCGGAGCCGGCGCTGCTCGACCTCGCCGGCGGCCCCCGGCGCCGGGCCCGCCCGCGGCGCGTGCCGCGCTGGCTGCGCGCGCTGTCCGGCCCGGCCCTGCTGATCGCCCTCTGGTGGCTGGCCTCGGCCGCCGGCCTGCTCGATCCCCAGCTCTTCCCGCCGCCGGCCGCGGTGGCCGCGACCGCGGCCCGGCTCGTCGCCGACGGTGAGCTGCAGACCCACGTCTGGGCGTCGGTGTGGCGGGTGTCGCAGGGCACCGCCTACGGGACGGTGGGTGGGGCGGTCGTCGCCGTGCTCGCCGGCCTGAGCCGCGTCGGCGAGGACCTCATCGATTCCACCATGCAGGTGGCCAAGGCCGTGCCCAACTTCGCCCTCACGCCGCTGCTGATCATGTGGATGGGCATCGACGAGGGGCCGAAGGTGCTGCTGATCGCCCTCGGCGTCGGAATCGCCATCTACATCAACACCTACAGCGCGATCCGCGGCGTCGACGCGCACCTGGTCGAGGCGGCGAGCACGCTCGGCGCGGGCCGGTCGGCCATGGTGCTGCACGTGATCCTGCCCGGGGCGCTGCCCGGCTTCCTGGTCGGGCTGCGGCTCGCGCTGTCCAGCGCGTGGCTCAGCCTGATCTTCGCGGAGACCATCAACACCACCGAGGGCATCGGCTTCCTGATGTCGCGGGCGCAGACGCTGCTGCAGTTCGACCTGTCCGTGCTCGTGCTGCTGCTGTACGCGGTGATCGGCCTGCTGAGCTACGCGCTCGTGCGGTTCCTGGAGCGGCGCCTGCTCGGCTGGCGCCACGGATTCGAGGGCGTATGA
- a CDS encoding thioredoxin family protein — protein sequence MPPVNSQLVALGTPLPAFDLPDLDGKPVTSGDLAGPALLVAFLSNHCPFVRHVERRLAEVTTELAGRGLSVVAIASNDTGIQPDDDVDGLRGQVERVGFTFPYLVDAAQRTARDFHAACTPDFFLYDADRRLAYRGAFDRARPGNDVPVTGDRRPAGGGGRPGAGRPRRARAPHSEPGVRHQVVARQRAGRRRPLNRAAAGAPDDLAHLIRRQGRPGRSGLCAPTGPAGGRATRCRPARGSVRRATTSGWRHRCSPTTGACPRCRCCGPVRRRSGSR from the coding sequence ATGCCACCCGTGAACTCGCAGCTCGTCGCGTTGGGCACGCCGCTGCCCGCCTTCGACCTGCCCGACCTCGACGGCAAGCCGGTCACGTCGGGGGACCTCGCCGGGCCCGCCCTGCTGGTCGCGTTCCTGTCCAACCACTGCCCGTTCGTCCGGCACGTCGAGCGGCGGCTCGCCGAGGTGACCACCGAGCTGGCCGGGCGCGGGCTGTCGGTCGTCGCCATCGCCAGCAACGACACCGGCATTCAGCCCGACGACGACGTCGACGGCCTGCGCGGGCAGGTCGAGCGGGTCGGCTTCACGTTCCCGTACCTGGTCGACGCCGCCCAGCGGACGGCCCGGGACTTCCACGCCGCCTGCACCCCCGACTTCTTCCTGTACGACGCCGACCGGAGGTTGGCCTACCGGGGCGCGTTCGACCGGGCGCGGCCGGGCAACGACGTCCCGGTGACCGGCGACCGGCGACCTGCTGGCGGCGGCGGTCGACCGGGTGCTGGCCGGCCGCGACGTGCCCGAGCCCCACACTCCGAGCCTGGGGTGCGGCATCAAGTGGTCGCCCGGCAACGAGCCGGACGTCGTCGTCCACTGAACCGGGCCGCCGCCGGCGCACCCGACGATCTGGCGCACCTGATCCGCAGGCAGGGCCGGCCGGGCCGGTCGGGGCTGTGTGCCCCGACCGGCCCGGCCGGCGGGCGGGCGACGAGGTGTCGGCCCGCGCGAGGTTCCGTCAGACGCGCGACCACTTCTGGTTGGCGTCACCGGTGCAGTCCCACAACTGGAGCTTGCCCCCGTTGCCGGTGTTGCGGTCCCGTACGTCGACGCAGCGGTTCGCGCTGA
- a CDS encoding ricin-type beta-trefoil lectin domain protein — MSRRLRMLVPAAAGLLILGLTPAAGHASDTPPAAPAPTAAAGADLSPALVEAMRRDLGLTPTQVDERLRTEAAAPVVERRLRAKLGPAFAGAWIPSGGQRLTVAVTDAALVRTVRAEGADVTVVARSERTLDAVKRALDRRTAAADPRDVHGWHVDVARNSVVVTVRPGAADEAIAYAKASGVPTDAIRVVTATDAPRPLYDIRGGDQYVINGNTLCSVGFAVVGGFVTAGHCGGVGSPTLGFNNVSQGTFAGSSFPGNDYGWVRTNGSWTPQPWVNNYSGGNVTVAGSQDAAIGSSVCRSGRTTGWRCGTILGRNETVNYPQGAVSGLTRSNACAEGGDSGGAWVSGNQAQGVTSGGSGNCSMGGTTWFQPVNEILGVYGLSLVTTGGGDGSRLISNWNNRCIDVPNSNFSDGVPLQTWTCNGTAAQSWTFTGGTLRTQNNKCMDVAWGSTANGATIQIANCSGNPAQQFVLSAAGDLVNPQANKCVDIKEWINSDGARLHLWDCVGGANQKWRRG; from the coding sequence TTGTCTCGAAGACTGCGCATGCTCGTCCCCGCCGCCGCCGGCCTCCTGATCCTCGGCCTGACCCCGGCGGCGGGCCACGCGAGCGACACTCCCCCCGCCGCCCCGGCCCCCACCGCGGCGGCGGGGGCCGACCTCAGCCCCGCCTTGGTCGAGGCGATGCGCCGCGACCTCGGCCTCACCCCCACCCAGGTCGACGAACGCCTACGCACCGAGGCGGCGGCGCCGGTGGTCGAGCGGCGCCTGCGGGCCAAGCTCGGCCCGGCGTTCGCCGGCGCATGGATCCCGTCCGGCGGGCAGCGCCTCACCGTCGCCGTCACGGACGCGGCGCTCGTCAGGACCGTCCGCGCCGAGGGCGCCGACGTCACGGTCGTCGCCCGCAGCGAGCGCACCCTCGACGCGGTCAAGCGCGCCCTCGACCGGCGCACCGCCGCCGCCGACCCCCGCGACGTCCACGGCTGGCACGTCGACGTCGCCCGCAACAGCGTGGTCGTGACGGTCCGGCCGGGCGCCGCCGACGAGGCGATCGCGTACGCCAAGGCCAGCGGCGTGCCCACGGACGCGATCCGGGTGGTCACGGCCACCGACGCGCCCCGGCCGCTCTACGACATCCGCGGCGGCGACCAGTACGTGATCAACGGCAACACCCTCTGCTCGGTCGGCTTCGCCGTCGTCGGCGGCTTCGTCACCGCGGGCCACTGCGGCGGTGTCGGCAGCCCGACCCTCGGCTTCAACAACGTCTCCCAGGGCACGTTCGCGGGGTCGTCGTTCCCCGGCAACGACTACGGATGGGTACGCACCAACGGCTCCTGGACGCCGCAGCCCTGGGTGAACAACTACTCCGGCGGCAACGTGACGGTCGCCGGCTCGCAGGACGCGGCGATCGGCAGCTCGGTCTGCCGCTCCGGTCGGACGACCGGCTGGCGCTGCGGGACGATCCTGGGCCGCAACGAGACCGTCAACTACCCGCAGGGTGCGGTGTCGGGCCTGACCCGCAGCAACGCCTGCGCCGAGGGCGGCGACTCCGGCGGGGCCTGGGTCTCCGGCAACCAGGCCCAGGGCGTCACGTCCGGCGGTTCCGGCAACTGCTCCATGGGCGGCACGACCTGGTTCCAGCCGGTCAACGAGATCCTCGGCGTCTACGGGCTGTCCCTGGTGACCACCGGTGGCGGCGACGGGAGCCGGCTGATCAGCAACTGGAACAACCGCTGCATCGACGTGCCGAACTCCAACTTCTCCGACGGCGTCCCCCTGCAGACCTGGACCTGCAACGGCACCGCCGCGCAGTCGTGGACCTTCACCGGCGGCACGCTGCGTACCCAGAACAACAAGTGCATGGACGTGGCCTGGGGGTCCACCGCCAACGGCGCGACCATCCAGATCGCCAACTGCAGCGGCAACCCGGCCCAGCAGTTCGTCCTCTCGGCGGCCGGCGACCTGGTCAACCCGCAGGCGAACAAGTGCGTCGACATCAAGGAGTGGATCAACTCGGACGGCGCCCGCCTGCACCTGTGGGACTGCGTCGGCGGCGCCAACCAGAAGTGGCGTCGCGGCTGA
- a CDS encoding ABC transporter ATP-binding protein has translation MSAAIDMRGARRRFGARTVLDGLDLSVATGEFVAMLGHSGSGKSTLLRALAGLDRDIEGVVRIRPRRSVVFQQPRLLPWKRVLANVTFHLGGPQPRERGLAALAEVGLSGHARAWPVTLSGGEAQRVALARALVREPDVLLLDEPFGALDALTRLRMYALLRELCARHRPAVLFVTHDVDEAVLLADRVVVLGGGRISLDRPVDLPGPRQRTDPGFAALRAALLGELGVSEHPVEVTS, from the coding sequence ATGAGCGCGGCGATCGACATGCGCGGCGCCCGGCGACGCTTCGGGGCCCGCACCGTCCTGGACGGGCTCGACCTGAGCGTCGCGACGGGCGAGTTCGTGGCCATGCTCGGGCACAGCGGCTCCGGCAAGAGCACCCTGCTGCGCGCGCTGGCCGGGCTGGACCGCGACATCGAGGGCGTCGTGCGGATCCGGCCCCGGCGCTCGGTCGTCTTCCAACAGCCGAGGCTGCTGCCGTGGAAGCGGGTCCTGGCCAACGTCACGTTCCACCTGGGCGGGCCGCAGCCGCGCGAGCGCGGGCTGGCCGCGCTCGCCGAGGTCGGCCTGAGCGGGCACGCCCGCGCCTGGCCCGTCACCCTGTCCGGCGGCGAGGCGCAGCGGGTGGCCCTGGCCCGCGCCCTGGTCCGGGAACCGGACGTGCTGCTGCTGGACGAGCCGTTCGGCGCGCTCGACGCGCTGACCCGGCTCAGGATGTACGCGCTGCTGCGCGAGCTGTGCGCCCGGCACCGGCCGGCCGTGCTCTTCGTGACCCACGACGTCGACGAGGCGGTGCTGCTGGCCGACCGCGTCGTGGTGCTGGGCGGCGGCCGCATCTCGCTGGACCGCCCGGTGGACCTGCCCGGCCCGCGGCAGCGCACCGACCCCGGGTTCGCCGCGCTGCGTGCGGCGCTGCTCGGCGAGCTGGGCGTGTCCGAACACCCCGTGGAGGTGACGTCGTGA